In the genome of Dickeya fangzhongdai, one region contains:
- a CDS encoding LysR family transcriptional regulator, producing the protein MSVRPTARLSRADLADLNSFLVVHRLRSFTQAAVELGITTSALSHAMRNLEARLGVRLLNRTSRTVSPTEAGDNLAKRLEIGFLEIGGALADVNRHRDRPVGRLRLNALQDGARLLLVTHLPKFLHSYPDVEVEVAVDDHMVDIVAAGFDAGIRFGGTVPEDCVAVRIGPPLKWVAVASPRYLHRSAPLLVPEDLKVHNCIQIRTGQGVIYRWDFEKDGEHRAIDVPGQLCVNETTLGIDIAVASGGIMYCLEDRVREHLRRGELQVVLPDWSPVEPAFHIYYPGHRQVPPGLRELIEILRQDG; encoded by the coding sequence ATGAGTGTTCGCCCCACCGCGCGCTTGTCGAGAGCCGACCTGGCCGACCTGAACTCTTTCCTGGTCGTCCACCGCTTGCGCAGCTTCACCCAGGCCGCTGTCGAACTGGGTATCACCACCTCGGCACTGAGCCATGCCATGCGCAACCTGGAAGCCCGGCTGGGCGTGCGCCTACTCAACCGCACCAGTCGCACGGTGTCGCCAACCGAGGCGGGCGACAACTTGGCGAAACGGCTGGAAATCGGCTTCCTTGAAATTGGCGGGGCTTTGGCGGACGTGAATCGCCATCGCGACCGGCCAGTAGGCAGGCTGCGGCTGAACGCGCTGCAAGACGGTGCCCGACTCTTGCTGGTCACGCACCTGCCGAAGTTCCTGCATAGCTATCCCGACGTCGAAGTCGAGGTCGCGGTAGATGACCATATGGTCGATATCGTGGCCGCAGGCTTCGATGCCGGCATCCGTTTCGGCGGTACGGTGCCGGAAGACTGCGTTGCGGTCAGGATCGGCCCGCCGCTCAAGTGGGTCGCAGTAGCGTCACCGCGCTACCTTCATCGCAGCGCACCGCTGCTCGTCCCCGAAGACCTGAAGGTGCACAACTGCATCCAGATCCGTACCGGCCAAGGAGTCATCTACCGATGGGACTTCGAGAAGGATGGCGAACACCGAGCCATTGACGTGCCGGGCCAGCTCTGCGTGAACGAAACGACATTGGGTATCGACATTGCGGTTGCCAGCGGAGGGATCATGTACTGCCTGGAAGATCGTGTCCGCGAACACTTGCGGCGCGGCGAATTGCAGGTGGTGCTGCCGGATTGGTCACCGGTAGAACCGGCATTCCACATCTACTATCCCGGCCACCGTCAGGTTCCGCCGGGCCTGCGGGAGTTGATCGAGATCCTGCGTCAGGACGGGTGA
- the prc gene encoding carboxy terminal-processing peptidase: protein MNKFVKAAALIWLLLSGCSFASENITRADQIPQLQPEAQHSTVSERVASRFLRSHYRQFMLDAQFSGKIFDRYLNMLDYSHNVLLASDVAQFSGQKGELGDDLKSGKLSLPYAMYNLAQKRRFERYQYALMLLEKPISLNGNDAIDLDRAKAPWPQSVDELNALWDAKVKYDWLSLKLTGKADAEIKETLTKRYQFAIRRLVQTNSEDVFQLIMNAFAREIDPHTSYLSPRNTEQFNTEMSLSLEGIGAVLQMDEDYTVINSMVPGGPAAKSKRISVGDRIVGVGQAGKPMVDVIGWRLDDVVALIKGPKGSKVRLEVLPAGKGTKTQTITLTRERIRLEDRAVKMSIKDAGKDKVGVLDIPGFYVGLTDDVKVQLQKLEKEHVSSIIIDLRGNGGGALTEAVSLSGLFIPTGPVVQVRDNNGKVREDSDTDDTIYYKGPLVVLVDRFSASASEIFAAAMQDYGRALIVGEPTFGKGTVQQYRSLNRIYDQMLRPEWPALGSVQYTIQKFYRINGGSTQRKGVTPDIVMPTGNEMVDTGEKFEDNALPWDSIKPASYTVMGDMKPLLPGLLDQHNARIAKDPEFQYIQQDVARYQELKEKRNHVSLNLAQRQKENNEDEATRLQRINDRLKRQGKPPLKTLDDLPKDYQDPDAYLNETVQIAEDLSKQEPKPQ from the coding sequence ATGAACAAATTTGTCAAAGCAGCGGCTTTAATCTGGCTTTTGCTGTCTGGATGCAGTTTTGCCAGTGAGAATATCACCCGCGCGGATCAAATCCCCCAATTGCAGCCGGAAGCGCAGCATTCCACCGTTAGCGAACGCGTCGCGTCGCGTTTCCTGCGTTCCCACTATCGCCAGTTCATGTTGGATGCGCAGTTTTCCGGCAAGATTTTTGATCGTTACCTCAACATGCTGGATTACAGCCATAACGTGCTGCTGGCTTCCGACGTGGCGCAATTTTCCGGTCAGAAAGGCGAGTTGGGCGACGATCTGAAAAGCGGCAAACTCAGCCTGCCGTACGCCATGTACAATCTGGCCCAGAAGCGCCGTTTCGAACGTTACCAGTACGCGCTGATGCTGCTGGAAAAACCGATCAGCCTGAACGGCAACGATGCTATCGATCTCGATCGCGCCAAGGCGCCCTGGCCGCAAAGCGTGGATGAGCTTAACGCGTTGTGGGACGCCAAGGTCAAATATGACTGGCTGAGCCTGAAGTTGACCGGCAAGGCCGATGCGGAAATCAAGGAAACGCTGACCAAACGTTATCAGTTTGCGATTCGCCGTCTGGTGCAGACCAACAGCGAAGACGTGTTTCAGCTGATCATGAACGCCTTCGCGCGGGAAATCGATCCGCACACCAGTTATCTGTCGCCGCGCAATACCGAGCAGTTCAATACCGAGATGAGCCTGTCGCTGGAAGGCATCGGCGCGGTGCTGCAGATGGATGAAGATTACACCGTGATCAACTCCATGGTGCCGGGCGGCCCGGCGGCGAAAAGCAAACGCATCAGCGTTGGCGATCGCATCGTGGGCGTCGGTCAGGCCGGCAAGCCGATGGTAGATGTGATCGGCTGGCGTCTGGATGACGTGGTGGCGTTGATCAAAGGGCCGAAAGGCAGCAAGGTGCGTCTGGAAGTGCTGCCGGCCGGCAAAGGCACCAAAACGCAAACCATTACCCTGACTCGTGAACGTATCCGGCTGGAAGATCGCGCGGTGAAAATGTCGATCAAGGATGCGGGCAAAGACAAGGTTGGCGTACTGGATATTCCCGGTTTCTACGTCGGGTTGACGGATGATGTGAAAGTGCAGCTGCAGAAGCTTGAGAAAGAGCATGTCAGCAGCATCATCATTGACCTGCGCGGCAACGGCGGCGGCGCGCTGACGGAAGCGGTCAGTCTGTCTGGGCTGTTCATTCCCACCGGGCCGGTAGTGCAAGTACGCGACAACAACGGCAAAGTGCGTGAAGATAGCGACACCGACGACACTATCTATTACAAAGGTCCGTTGGTGGTGCTGGTCGATCGCTTTAGCGCCTCGGCGTCGGAAATTTTCGCGGCGGCGATGCAGGACTACGGCCGTGCGCTGATTGTCGGCGAGCCGACCTTCGGTAAGGGTACGGTGCAACAATACCGTTCGCTCAACCGCATTTACGATCAGATGCTGCGCCCGGAATGGCCGGCGCTGGGTTCGGTGCAATACACCATCCAGAAGTTTTATCGTATCAATGGCGGCAGCACCCAGCGTAAAGGGGTCACGCCTGATATCGTGATGCCGACCGGCAACGAGATGGTGGATACCGGCGAGAAGTTTGAAGACAACGCCTTGCCGTGGGACAGCATCAAACCGGCCAGCTATACGGTGATGGGCGACATGAAACCGCTGTTGCCGGGGCTGCTCGATCAGCATAACGCGCGTATCGCCAAGGATCCGGAGTTCCAGTACATCCAGCAGGATGTGGCCCGGTATCAGGAGCTGAAAGAGAAGCGCAACCACGTGTCGTTGAATCTGGCTCAACGCCAGAAAGAAAACAACGAAGACGAGGCTACGCGTCTGCAGCGCATCAACGATAGACTGAAGCGTCAGGGTAAACCGCCGTTGAAAACGCTGGATGATTTGCCGAAGGATTATCAGGATCCGGACGCTTACCTGAATGAAACCGTCCAGATTGCGGAAGACCTGTCTAAACAGGAACCGAAGCCGCAGTAA
- the proQ gene encoding RNA chaperone ProQ, translating to MENQPKLNSSKEVIAYLAERFPLCFTLEGEARPLKIGIFQDLVERVSESEHVSKTQLRSALRLYTSSWRYLYGVKLGAQRVDLDGNSCGELEQQHVEHARKQLEEAKARVQAQRAEQQAKKRESGEAEPSRPRPAGGRNAPRRERDAAGAAPRKPRSSSSRSAQTASPSSEKSQPRQPKAARAVQPERQAVTDISSLQIGQEIKVRAGKNAMDATVLEIAKDGVRVQLASGLAMIVRAEHLQF from the coding sequence ATGGAAAATCAACCTAAGTTGAACAGTAGTAAAGAAGTGATCGCCTATCTGGCAGAGCGTTTTCCGCTCTGTTTCACACTTGAAGGCGAAGCGCGTCCGTTAAAGATTGGTATTTTTCAGGATCTGGTCGAACGCGTGTCCGAATCTGAACACGTCAGCAAGACGCAGCTGCGTTCCGCACTCCGTCTTTACACGTCAAGCTGGCGCTATCTGTATGGCGTCAAACTGGGCGCCCAGCGCGTCGATCTTGATGGCAATTCGTGCGGCGAGCTTGAGCAGCAGCATGTAGAACATGCGCGCAAGCAGCTGGAAGAGGCCAAAGCCCGCGTTCAGGCCCAGCGGGCGGAGCAGCAGGCGAAGAAACGCGAGTCCGGCGAAGCCGAACCGTCCCGTCCGCGTCCGGCTGGCGGCAGAAATGCCCCGCGTCGTGAGCGTGATGCCGCCGGCGCCGCGCCGCGCAAGCCGCGTTCTTCCTCTTCCCGTTCCGCACAGACTGCTTCTCCGTCATCCGAAAAATCCCAACCCCGTCAGCCTAAAGCGGCCCGAGCGGTGCAACCGGAACGGCAGGCGGTGACGGATATTTCCAGCCTGCAAATCGGCCAGGAAATCAAAGTCAGGGCTGGCAAAAACGCCATGGATGCCACTGTGCTTGAGATCGCCAAAGATGGAGTCAGGGTACAGCTGGCTTCCGGACTGGCGATGATCGTACGCGCAGAACATTTGCAGTTCTGA
- a CDS encoding GAF domain-containing protein — MKKEQFYDELVRDLTALIAGEDRFITILSNSSALLFERLDGVNWAGFYLLDGDTLFLGPFQGRPACVRIPAGKGVCGRAVAENRVQRVGDVHEFPGHIACDAASNAEIVLPLTVDGQLIGVLDIDSTIHHRFDAVDEDGLNAVTAALCRQLSQSDVLAFINSLTLRQG, encoded by the coding sequence ATGAAAAAAGAACAATTCTACGATGAGCTGGTGCGTGATCTGACGGCGCTGATTGCCGGTGAAGATCGCTTCATCACGATATTATCAAACAGCAGCGCGTTACTGTTTGAACGACTGGATGGTGTGAATTGGGCCGGCTTTTACCTGCTGGACGGCGATACGTTGTTTCTGGGGCCGTTTCAGGGGCGCCCGGCCTGCGTGCGTATTCCGGCGGGAAAAGGGGTCTGTGGTCGGGCGGTTGCGGAAAACCGCGTGCAGCGGGTCGGCGATGTGCATGAATTTCCCGGTCATATCGCCTGCGATGCCGCCAGCAATGCCGAAATTGTGTTACCGCTGACGGTCGACGGGCAGTTGATTGGCGTACTGGATATCGACAGCACCATTCATCACCGTTTTGATGCCGTGGACGAAGACGGGCTGAATGCTGTGACGGCCGCGCTATGCCGCCAGTTGTCACAGAGCGACGTGCTGGCTTTCATCAATTCTCTTACGTTGCGACAAGGATAA
- the yebS gene encoding membrane integrity lipid transport subunit YebS, translating to MKIYNAAPSAGPADSPPAAPRRLQRCPQCDLLFTLPRLKRHQHGHCPRCAAHIASGRDWPIVRLVAMALAMLVLMPFAYTEPLINIRLLGVSINASLLEGIWQMTRQGHPVTASMVALCIIGAPVTLVFALLYLFFAPRVGMNLRPVLLLFERLKEWVMLDVYLVGLAVASIKVREFSEVLPGNGLLAFLALMALSLLTLIHLNPEQLWQRFYPQRAAPASPQALVCLSCRFTGAPDHRGRCRRCHIPLTLRRPYSLQKSWAALITSVILLFPANLLPISVIYVNGVRREDTIFSGIMSLAAGNVPVALVVFIASILVPFSKVLITSTLLLSIHFRVKHSLMTRMRLLRLMTWIGRWSMLDLFVIALTMSLVNRDQLLAFTMGPAAFYFGAAVILTILSVEWLDSRLMWDND from the coding sequence ATGAAAATTTATAACGCCGCCCCGTCCGCCGGGCCGGCTGATTCCCCGCCTGCCGCGCCGCGGCGGCTTCAACGTTGCCCGCAATGCGACCTGCTGTTCACGCTGCCCCGGCTCAAACGCCATCAGCACGGCCACTGCCCGCGCTGCGCGGCGCATATCGCCAGCGGCCGCGACTGGCCGATTGTTCGACTGGTGGCGATGGCGCTCGCCATGCTGGTGCTAATGCCCTTCGCCTATACCGAGCCGTTGATCAATATCCGGCTGCTGGGGGTGTCGATTAACGCCAGCCTGCTGGAAGGCATCTGGCAAATGACCCGTCAGGGCCACCCGGTCACCGCCAGCATGGTGGCGCTTTGTATCATCGGCGCGCCGGTGACGCTGGTATTCGCCCTGCTGTATCTGTTTTTCGCCCCGCGGGTCGGCATGAACCTGCGCCCGGTGCTGTTGCTGTTTGAGCGCCTGAAAGAGTGGGTCATGCTGGATGTGTATCTGGTCGGTCTGGCGGTCGCCTCGATTAAGGTGCGCGAGTTTTCCGAGGTGCTGCCCGGCAACGGCCTGCTGGCGTTTCTGGCGCTAATGGCGCTCAGTCTGCTGACCCTGATTCATCTTAATCCCGAACAACTCTGGCAACGCTTCTATCCGCAGCGCGCCGCTCCGGCCTCGCCGCAGGCGCTGGTCTGCCTGTCCTGCCGCTTCACCGGCGCGCCGGACCACCGGGGCCGCTGCCGCCGCTGTCATATTCCGCTGACACTGCGCCGCCCCTATAGCCTGCAGAAATCCTGGGCCGCGCTGATTACCTCCGTGATCCTGCTGTTTCCCGCCAATCTGCTGCCGATATCGGTGATTTACGTCAACGGCGTTCGCCGGGAAGACACGATTTTTTCAGGAATTATGTCGCTGGCCGCCGGGAATGTCCCCGTGGCGCTGGTGGTTTTTATCGCCAGTATTCTGGTGCCGTTCAGCAAGGTGCTCATTACCTCAACTTTGCTGCTGAGTATTCATTTTCGGGTCAAACACAGCCTAATGACGCGCATGCGGCTGCTGCGCCTGATGACCTGGATCGGGCGCTGGTCGATGCTCGATCTGTTCGTGATCGCCCTGACCATGTCGCTGGTTAACCGCGACCAATTGCTTGCTTTTACCATGGGACCGGCGGCGTTCTATTTTGGCGCCGCCGTTATTCTGACAATATTGTCTGTCGAGTGGCTGGATAGCCGACTGATGTGGGATAACGATTAA
- a CDS encoding PqiB family protein, which yields MQNQTPMTPTEANVKTRRRLSPFWLLPFIALLIAGWLLYTNQQERGATVTIDFVSADGIVPGRTPVRYQGVEIGTVRNIKLSDDLRTIQVIASIRNDMKDALRSGTQFWLVTPKASLAGVSGLDALVGGNYIGMLPGGGDPVSHFTAQDTQPKYRVNSGELLIHLRADDLGSLNAGSLVYFRKMPVGKVYDYSINPDHNGVMIDVLIDRRFTGLVKKDSRFWNVSGLKADVSLSGATVEMQNLSALVNGAIAFDSPEQGEAAAADQNYTLYPDLARSQRGVLITLDLPSGDKLRAGHTPLLYQGLEVGTLQRIALEADQRVTGELIVDPSVVPLMRENTRIELAAPRLSLNDLNLPSLLGGTTLTLIPGDGEPKQRFTVPDATQQQLQQPGALTIELTASQSYGIDSGQPVILHGVQIGRIVQRALTDNGVSFTAVIDHQYRHLLHKDSQFIASSRVNVKMGLDGVQVLGASAQEWLSGGVTVLPGRTGDAQPRYPLYSDREKAGAGIQGATPPTTLTLLTDSLPDIQEGSVVLYRKFQVGEITRIRPKADTFEIDVYVRPEYRNLLTDNSVFWAEGGARVQLSGAGLTVQASPLSRALKGAISFDNVDGAADVQGGKRPLYSNETAARAIGSRITLRTYDASKLSAGMPIRYLGIDIGQLESLKLAEQRDEVLVQAVLYPEYVRNFARAGTRFSVVTPEISAAGVNHLETLIQPYINVEPGSGAFTRSFELQKATISDSRYQDGLNISVDTAEAGSLQIGTPVLFRGIEVGTVTGLSLGSLSDRVSVALRISKRHAHLVRDNSVFWLASGYNLQFGLTGGVIKSGTFQQFIRGGIAFATPPATPLAPAAQAGKHFLLHGEEPGGWRDWGTALPER from the coding sequence ATGCAGAACCAAACGCCGATGACACCAACTGAAGCCAACGTCAAAACCCGGCGCCGCCTGTCGCCATTCTGGCTGCTTCCTTTTATCGCCCTGCTGATCGCCGGCTGGCTGCTGTACACCAACCAGCAGGAACGCGGCGCGACGGTGACCATCGATTTCGTGTCGGCGGACGGCATCGTCCCCGGTCGCACGCCGGTACGCTATCAGGGCGTCGAGATCGGCACCGTGCGCAACATTAAGCTCAGCGACGATTTGCGCACCATCCAGGTCATCGCCAGCATTCGCAACGACATGAAAGACGCGTTGCGCAGCGGCACCCAGTTCTGGCTGGTTACCCCCAAAGCATCGCTGGCCGGCGTGTCCGGTCTGGATGCGCTGGTCGGCGGCAACTACATCGGCATGCTGCCCGGCGGCGGCGATCCCGTCAGTCACTTCACCGCCCAGGACACTCAGCCCAAATACCGCGTTAACAGCGGCGAATTGCTGATACATCTGCGCGCCGACGATCTGGGTTCGCTGAACGCCGGCTCGCTGGTCTATTTTCGTAAAATGCCGGTAGGGAAAGTCTACGATTACAGCATCAACCCCGATCACAACGGCGTGATGATCGATGTGTTGATCGACCGCCGTTTTACCGGGCTGGTAAAAAAGGACAGCCGTTTCTGGAACGTGTCCGGTTTGAAAGCCGACGTCAGTCTCAGCGGCGCGACCGTCGAAATGCAGAATCTGTCCGCGCTGGTCAATGGCGCCATCGCGTTCGACTCCCCCGAGCAAGGGGAAGCGGCGGCCGCAGACCAGAATTACACCCTGTACCCGGATCTGGCGCGCAGCCAGCGCGGCGTGCTGATCACGCTGGATCTGCCCTCCGGCGATAAACTGCGGGCCGGACATACACCGCTGTTGTATCAGGGGCTGGAAGTAGGCACGCTGCAACGCATCGCACTGGAAGCGGATCAGCGCGTCACCGGGGAGCTGATTGTCGACCCGTCCGTGGTGCCGCTAATGCGGGAAAACACCCGTATCGAACTGGCCGCGCCGCGTCTGTCGCTGAACGACCTCAATCTGCCCAGCCTGCTGGGCGGCACGACCCTGACGTTGATCCCCGGCGATGGCGAGCCGAAGCAGCGCTTCACCGTGCCCGACGCCACCCAACAGCAGCTACAGCAGCCCGGCGCGCTCACCATTGAATTGACCGCCAGCCAGAGTTACGGCATCGACAGCGGTCAGCCGGTTATCCTGCACGGCGTACAAATCGGCCGGATTGTTCAGCGCGCCTTAACCGATAACGGCGTCAGCTTTACCGCCGTTATCGACCATCAGTACCGTCATTTGTTGCACAAAGACAGCCAGTTCATCGCCAGTAGCCGGGTCAACGTCAAAATGGGGCTGGATGGCGTTCAGGTGCTGGGCGCCAGCGCCCAGGAATGGTTGAGCGGCGGCGTGACGGTGCTGCCGGGACGCACCGGCGACGCCCAGCCGCGTTATCCGCTCTACAGCGATCGGGAAAAAGCCGGCGCCGGGATTCAGGGCGCTACCCCGCCCACCACGTTGACGCTACTGACCGACAGCCTGCCGGATATTCAGGAAGGTTCGGTCGTGCTGTACCGCAAGTTTCAGGTGGGTGAAATCACCCGCATTCGCCCGAAAGCCGACACCTTCGAAATCGATGTTTATGTCCGGCCGGAATACCGCAACCTATTGACCGACAACAGTGTCTTCTGGGCGGAAGGCGGCGCGCGCGTGCAACTTAGCGGCGCCGGACTGACCGTGCAGGCGTCTCCGCTCAGCCGGGCGCTGAAAGGCGCCATTAGCTTCGACAACGTGGACGGCGCCGCCGACGTACAGGGCGGCAAACGCCCGTTATACAGTAACGAAACCGCCGCCCGGGCGATTGGCAGCCGCATTACGTTACGGACCTACGACGCCAGCAAACTCTCCGCCGGGATGCCGATTCGTTATCTCGGCATCGATATCGGCCAGTTGGAGTCGCTGAAACTGGCGGAGCAGCGGGATGAAGTATTGGTGCAGGCGGTGCTCTATCCGGAATATGTCCGCAACTTCGCCCGCGCCGGCACCCGCTTCTCGGTGGTGACGCCGGAGATTTCCGCCGCCGGCGTCAACCACCTGGAAACCCTGATCCAGCCCTATATCAACGTCGAGCCGGGCAGCGGCGCGTTTACCCGCAGCTTTGAACTACAAAAAGCCACCATTTCCGACTCCCGCTATCAGGACGGGCTGAACATCAGTGTTGATACCGCCGAAGCCGGGTCGCTGCAAATCGGTACTCCGGTGTTGTTCCGCGGGATTGAGGTCGGCACGGTGACCGGCCTGTCGCTTGGTTCGCTGTCCGACCGGGTATCGGTGGCGCTGCGCATTAGCAAACGCCATGCACATCTGGTGCGCGACAATTCGGTGTTCTGGCTGGCCTCCGGCTACAACCTGCAGTTTGGCCTGACCGGCGGCGTGATCAAAAGCGGCACCTTCCAGCAATTTATTCGCGGCGGCATCGCCTTCGCCACCCCGCCGGCCACCCCGCTGGCGCCTGCGGCACAGGCGGGCAAACACTTCCTGCTGCACGGCGAAGAGCCCGGCGGCTGGCGCGACTGGGGAACCGCGCTGCCGGAACGATAG
- the rsmF gene encoding 16S rRNA (cytosine(1407)-C(5))-methyltransferase RsmF has protein sequence MAKPIPASLTPDFLTAMQAIMPAHLSMDTFIDACQRPLRRSLRVNTLKISVPDFLALVAPYGWELEAVPWCDEGFWLLNADEEAMRLGNALEHLAGLFYIQEASSMLPVSALFMGDDAPERVLDMAAAPGSKTTQIAARLNNQGLIVANEYSASRVKVLHANLHRCGVSNTALTHFDGRVFGNALPETFDAILLDAPCSGEGVVRKDPAAMSHWSLESIADIAATQRELILSAFHALKPGGVLIYSTCTLNHQENQHVCRWLMQQFPDACEIESLEALFPQAHRAITEDGFLHVFPQIYDSEGFFVARLRKTASVTPLAAPDYKLGKLPFTPINPKDAQLIRQSAQRLGLRWSEQQLQLWQRDDEIWLFPAALQPMLGKMRFSRMGVKLAERFAKGYRWQHEAVVALGNPDSPNTYALSAEQVVDWFRGKDIYPPSPVSHDEVLLTWQQTTLGLTKRVSQRLKNNLPRDLVRDGANLVSAIG, from the coding sequence GTGGCCAAACCTATTCCCGCGTCTCTCACTCCCGACTTTCTGACCGCCATGCAGGCGATCATGCCTGCGCACCTGAGCATGGACACGTTCATCGACGCCTGCCAGCGACCGCTGCGACGCAGCCTCCGCGTTAACACCCTGAAAATCAGCGTGCCCGATTTTCTCGCGCTGGTCGCGCCCTACGGCTGGGAGTTGGAGGCGGTGCCCTGGTGCGATGAAGGATTCTGGCTGCTGAACGCCGATGAGGAAGCCATGCGGCTGGGCAACGCGCTGGAGCACCTGGCCGGCCTGTTCTACATTCAGGAAGCCAGTTCGATGTTGCCGGTCAGCGCGCTGTTCATGGGGGATGACGCCCCGGAGCGGGTGCTGGACATGGCGGCCGCCCCCGGCTCCAAAACCACCCAGATCGCCGCCCGGCTCAACAATCAGGGATTGATTGTCGCCAACGAATATTCCGCCAGCCGGGTCAAGGTATTGCACGCCAACCTGCACCGCTGCGGCGTCAGCAATACCGCCCTGACGCATTTTGACGGCCGGGTATTCGGCAACGCCTTACCGGAGACGTTTGACGCCATCCTGCTGGACGCGCCCTGCTCCGGGGAAGGCGTAGTCAGAAAAGATCCCGCCGCCATGAGTCACTGGTCGCTGGAGAGCATCGCCGATATCGCCGCGACCCAGCGCGAACTGATCCTAAGCGCCTTCCATGCCCTGAAGCCGGGCGGCGTGCTGATTTATTCCACCTGTACCCTGAACCATCAAGAAAACCAGCATGTTTGCCGCTGGCTGATGCAGCAGTTCCCCGACGCCTGCGAGATCGAATCGCTGGAGGCGTTGTTCCCGCAAGCGCACCGTGCTATCACCGAAGACGGCTTTTTGCACGTCTTCCCGCAGATTTACGACAGCGAAGGCTTTTTTGTGGCGCGCTTGCGTAAAACCGCCAGCGTAACGCCGCTGGCGGCGCCGGATTACAAACTCGGCAAGCTGCCGTTTACCCCCATCAACCCCAAGGATGCGCAGTTGATTCGCCAAAGCGCGCAACGGTTGGGCCTGCGGTGGTCAGAACAGCAATTACAGCTGTGGCAACGGGACGATGAGATCTGGTTATTTCCGGCGGCATTGCAGCCGATGTTGGGCAAAATGCGTTTCTCCCGCATGGGCGTCAAGCTGGCGGAGCGCTTTGCCAAAGGGTATCGCTGGCAGCATGAAGCCGTTGTGGCGCTGGGCAACCCCGACAGCCCAAACACCTACGCGCTCAGCGCGGAGCAGGTCGTCGACTGGTTCCGCGGCAAAGACATTTATCCGCCCTCGCCCGTCAGCCACGACGAGGTGTTGTTGACCTGGCAGCAGACCACGCTGGGATTGACCAAACGTGTCAGCCAACGCCTGAAAAACAACCTGCCTCGTGATCTGGTTCGCGATGGCGCCAACCTTGTCTCCGCCATCGGATAA
- a CDS encoding YebW family protein, with protein MFALVIFVCYLGGNCESLVAGTYINEPQCLGAMEEQQIRNGGCFPVDDFRSGYWKPAHEYRDR; from the coding sequence ATGTTCGCACTGGTGATCTTTGTCTGTTACCTGGGAGGTAACTGCGAGAGTCTGGTCGCGGGAACCTATATCAATGAACCACAATGTCTGGGTGCCATGGAGGAACAGCAAATCCGTAACGGCGGCTGTTTTCCGGTTGATGATTTTCGCAGCGGGTACTGGAAACCGGCTCACGAGTATCGTGACCGCTGA